The following proteins come from a genomic window of Fontisubflavum oceani:
- a CDS encoding FAD binding domain-containing protein, whose protein sequence is MYNFDFTRPSSIDEAASALQGEEAQALGGGQTLIPTMKQRLAAPATLVSLTGISEMQGVCLSDAGEVCVGGATPHAVVEAEAAAHFPALAALASRIGDPAVRNRGTVGGSLANNDPSACYPAAALGTGATIKTNTREIAADDFFEGMFTTALHDGEIITEVRFPVAEAANYQKFVQPASRFALVGVFVAKYASGVRVAVTGASEEGVFRWSEAEAALSANFSADAIAGLNLSGEGMISDLHGSGDYRAHLVKVMTGRAVAAA, encoded by the coding sequence ATGTATAATTTCGACTTTACACGCCCAAGCAGCATCGATGAGGCGGCCTCGGCGCTTCAGGGCGAAGAAGCACAGGCTTTGGGGGGCGGGCAGACGCTTATCCCAACCATGAAACAACGGCTGGCCGCGCCCGCGACCCTGGTCAGCCTCACGGGCATTTCCGAGATGCAGGGCGTGTGTCTGAGCGATGCGGGCGAGGTCTGCGTCGGCGGCGCGACGCCGCACGCGGTGGTCGAGGCCGAAGCGGCAGCGCATTTCCCGGCGCTGGCGGCATTGGCCAGCCGGATCGGTGACCCGGCGGTGCGCAATCGCGGCACCGTTGGCGGGAGCCTCGCCAATAATGACCCCTCCGCCTGCTATCCGGCGGCGGCGCTCGGGACGGGGGCCACGATCAAGACCAATACCCGCGAGATCGCCGCGGATGACTTCTTCGAGGGCATGTTCACCACGGCCCTGCATGACGGCGAGATCATCACAGAGGTGCGCTTCCCGGTGGCTGAGGCCGCGAATTACCAGAAATTCGTGCAGCCAGCCTCGCGCTTCGCCCTCGTCGGCGTGTTTGTCGCGAAATATGCCTCTGGCGTCCGCGTGGCGGTGACCGGTGCGTCTGAAGAGGGCGTGTTCCGCTGGTCTGAGGCGGAGGCGGCCCTGTCGGCCAACTTCTCCGCCGATGCGATTGCGGGTTTGAACCTCTCCGGGGAGGGTATGATTTCTGACCTCCATGGGTCCGGCGATTACCGGGCGCATCTGGTCAAGGTGATGACCGGGCGGGCTGTCGCTGCCGCTTAA
- a CDS encoding helix-turn-helix domain-containing protein has translation MLELNRVHLSGLRAVEAVGRLKGLQPAAEELGVSVGAVSQQVKKTETALGRTLFHRTPGGCSQLRRARRFWCT, from the coding sequence ATGCTTGAACTGAACCGCGTCCATCTCTCTGGCCTAAGGGCGGTCGAGGCGGTCGGCCGCCTTAAAGGGTTGCAACCCGCCGCCGAAGAGCTTGGGGTTTCCGTCGGCGCCGTTAGCCAGCAGGTCAAGAAGACTGAGACCGCGCTTGGCCGAACGCTTTTTCACCGAACGCCGGGGGGATGCAGCCAACTGCGGCGGGCGAGGAGGTTTTGGTGCACCTGA
- a CDS encoding LysR substrate-binding domain-containing protein, whose product MQPTAAGEEVLVHLSRGMAELATAIRLAGRGQEDRLVVSVAPIFASRWLVWRLSSFHALHPDIRVRVEPDMALVNPDEADVDVCIRVGRGGWPGVKADKLLDQRVFPVCTPEIAAKLKRPEDLAKVPVIRENEALFGWDVWLGAQGISPEILGEGPTYADASLCLDAAIAGQGVFLAWETLACPALGMGQLVAPFPERPATGVHYWVITRQSGLRARAIAQFTEWLKAEMAASVREWRAQEDG is encoded by the coding sequence ATGCAGCCAACTGCGGCGGGCGAGGAGGTTTTGGTGCACCTGAGCCGGGGCATGGCCGAGCTTGCCACCGCTATTCGCCTCGCCGGGCGCGGTCAGGAGGATCGGTTGGTGGTCTCCGTCGCGCCGATCTTCGCCAGCCGCTGGCTTGTCTGGCGGTTGAGCAGTTTTCATGCGCTGCATCCTGATATTCGGGTCCGGGTTGAGCCGGATATGGCGCTGGTCAATCCCGATGAGGCGGATGTCGATGTGTGTATCCGGGTTGGGCGCGGCGGATGGCCCGGGGTGAAGGCGGATAAGCTCTTGGATCAACGGGTCTTTCCAGTCTGCACCCCGGAGATCGCGGCCAAGCTCAAACGCCCAGAGGATTTGGCCAAGGTTCCGGTGATCCGCGAGAACGAGGCGCTGTTTGGCTGGGATGTCTGGCTGGGCGCGCAAGGGATCAGCCCGGAGATTTTGGGCGAGGGGCCGACCTATGCCGATGCCTCGCTCTGCCTCGACGCGGCAATTGCGGGGCAGGGGGTTTTCCTGGCGTGGGAGACGCTGGCTTGCCCGGCGCTCGGTATGGGGCAGTTGGTGGCGCCGTTCCCGGAACGCCCGGCGACGGGGGTTCATTACTGGGTGATCACGCGGCAATCGGGCCTTCGGGCGCGCGCGATTGCGCAGTTCACAGAGTGGTTGAAAGCCGAAATGGCCGCCTCGGTTCGAGAGTGGCGGGCGCAGGAGGATGGCTAA
- a CDS encoding sugar O-acetyltransferase, with the protein MALSEREKMAAGEWYRCLDDELEEMRKAARRAVHQHATMDPDARGAMAPMLRALFADVGADVTLEAPFHCAYGVNISLGDQVYLNADCVILDTAPVTIGSRSMLGPAVHIYCAEHDHDPERRAAGWEVAKPVTLGTDVWIGGGAILLPGVSIGDGAIVGAGSVVTRDVAAGQTVVGNPARARG; encoded by the coding sequence ATGGCATTGAGCGAGCGGGAAAAAATGGCGGCGGGAGAGTGGTATCGCTGCCTTGACGATGAACTGGAAGAGATGCGCAAAGCCGCGCGGCGTGCGGTGCATCAACATGCAACGATGGATCCAGATGCGCGCGGAGCGATGGCGCCGATGCTGCGGGCGCTGTTTGCCGATGTGGGGGCGGATGTGACGCTCGAGGCCCCGTTTCACTGCGCTTATGGCGTGAACATTTCCTTGGGCGATCAGGTCTACCTCAACGCGGACTGTGTGATACTCGACACCGCACCAGTGACAATTGGATCGCGGTCAATGTTGGGGCCGGCGGTGCATATTTACTGCGCCGAGCATGATCATGATCCGGAGCGCCGCGCCGCAGGGTGGGAAGTTGCAAAGCCGGTGACGCTTGGTACCGATGTTTGGATTGGCGGCGGCGCGATCCTGCTGCCGGGCGTTTCCATTGGGGACGGCGCGATTGTTGGGGCCGGGTCTGTTGTCACACGAGACGTCGCGGCCGGCCAGACCGTGGTCGGCAACCCGGCGCGGGCACGCGGGTAG